From the Desulfovibrio sp. JY genome, one window contains:
- a CDS encoding sulfatase, with translation MADKKIKNVVFIMLDTLQHNYLGCYGNKTVKTPNFDRFARNGFLFENAYSEGLPTVPVRRALMTGRFTLPFAGWQPLSPEDTTVTDILWGRKVQTALVYDTPPMRLPKYGYSRGFDYVKFCPGHELDHTTYADEPLDPGMRPIDYTSPTMVYNEKGEMIDDASQALLDEIECFLKFRQEWRNEDDNYVSVVAREADRWLRDVRIKTRPFMLWVDSFDPHEPWDPPSVWTKEPCPYDPEWQGNPLLLAPWTPVEGRITDEECAHVRALYAENIELVDKQIGKLLDSIRDQGLWDETMIIITSDHGQPMGKGEHGHGIMRKCRPWPYEELVHVPLMMHVPGLEGGKRLKGFVQNVDIAPTILNALGLYQDINDLDSGHGFPVYGCIDMQGKDLLPMMRGEVDKVRDFAIAGYYGMSWSIITEDHTFIHWLLKDASQRDYVSADSPAKEIMKDEAMWSCTAGAKQEVPDSDELYDRRADPFQLNNIINDNKDLAADLLQKIKLYIGELKTL, from the coding sequence ATGGCGGACAAGAAAATCAAAAATGTCGTATTTATCATGCTGGATACATTGCAGCACAATTATTTGGGTTGCTATGGAAACAAGACTGTCAAAACACCAAACTTCGACAGATTCGCCCGCAACGGTTTTCTTTTCGAAAACGCCTACAGTGAAGGCCTGCCCACGGTGCCCGTGCGCCGCGCGCTCATGACCGGCCGGTTCACACTGCCGTTTGCCGGCTGGCAGCCGCTGTCCCCCGAGGACACCACGGTCACCGACATTCTCTGGGGCCGCAAGGTCCAGACCGCCCTGGTCTACGACACGCCGCCCATGCGCCTGCCCAAGTACGGCTATTCCCGGGGGTTCGACTACGTGAAGTTCTGCCCCGGCCATGAGCTCGACCACACCACCTACGCCGACGAGCCCCTCGATCCGGGCATGCGCCCCATCGATTACACCTCGCCGACCATGGTCTACAACGAAAAGGGCGAAATGATCGATGACGCGAGCCAGGCCCTGCTCGACGAAATCGAGTGCTTTCTCAAGTTCCGCCAGGAGTGGCGCAACGAGGACGACAACTACGTGAGCGTGGTGGCCCGCGAGGCCGACCGCTGGCTGCGCGACGTCCGCATCAAGACCCGCCCCTTCATGCTCTGGGTCGACTCCTTCGATCCGCACGAGCCTTGGGATCCGCCTTCGGTCTGGACCAAGGAACCGTGCCCCTACGACCCCGAATGGCAGGGCAACCCGCTCTTGCTCGCTCCCTGGACGCCCGTCGAGGGCCGCATCACCGACGAGGAGTGCGCGCACGTCCGCGCCCTGTACGCCGAGAACATCGAGCTCGTGGACAAGCAGATCGGCAAGCTCCTCGACTCCATCCGCGATCAGGGTCTGTGGGACGAGACCATGATCATCATCACCAGCGACCATGGCCAGCCCATGGGCAAGGGCGAGCACGGCCACGGCATCATGCGCAAGTGCCGGCCCTGGCCGTACGAGGAACTCGTGCATGTGCCGCTTATGATGCACGTTCCCGGCCTCGAAGGCGGCAAGCGCCTCAAGGGGTTCGTCCAGAACGTGGACATCGCCCCCACGATTTTAAACGCCCTCGGCCTGTACCAGGATATCAACGACCTGGACAGCGGACATGGCTTCCCGGTCTATGGCTGCATCGACATGCAGGGCAAGGACCTGCTCCCCATGATGCGCGGCGAGGTCGACAAGGTCCGCGATTTCGCCATCGCCGGTTACTACGGCATGTCCTGGTCCATCATCACCGAGGACCACACGTTCATCCATTGGCTGCTCAAGGACGCCAGCCAGCGCGATTACGTCAGCGCCGACAGCCCGGCCAAGGAAATCATGAAGGACGAGGCCATGTGGTCCTGCACCGCCGGGGCCAAGCAGGAAGTGCCGGACAGCGACGAGCTCTACGACCGCCGCGCCGACCCCTTCCAGCTCAACAACATCATCAACGACAACAAGGACCTGGCCGCCGATCTGCTGCAAAAGATCAAGCTCTACATCGGCGAGCTCAAGACGCTTTAA
- a CDS encoding MFS transporter — protein sequence MGASSLLPQGEACVGVPGEATSTGRFVNNYFDGVPVSGVHKFLFFIIMAAYFFEQLDNWNFGFVAPAMSQSWGLTMTDIATIVFWYFIGMTSGGFLGGVISDLIGRRKTFLCSILVFSISSIITGFTDSFAIFTIFRALTGFGVFCMMVTSQAYIAEMAPCESRGKWQGKVAAVGFCAVPVVAFLCRIIIPTGPEAWRLVFYAGGVGLVAFLFGLRYLKESPRWLVSRGRIAEAEQVVAFITHKDIDLSEAAKRVEPKVDVMNVLTGMFARRYLSRTILLILLFITITPAGFLLTTWTTQLIKMKGFSVTDSLTAATIISIGVPLGCFLASIVSDMGGRKIPLTILSALTGCCAFAFAFMDGLVGLIAAGFCVTVFNLALNFILFSYTAESYPTRMRNTATGFHNGLARLSVSASQPLIPILHQAYGFAGVFGAVGTLYLLPVIPVLLWGKRTGGKSLEEIE from the coding sequence ATGGGCGCGTCCTCCCTGCTGCCTCAGGGAGAAGCGTGCGTCGGCGTGCCGGGAGAGGCGACGTCGACCGGGCGGTTCGTCAACAACTACTTCGACGGCGTTCCTGTCAGCGGCGTCCACAAGTTTCTTTTTTTCATCATCATGGCCGCCTACTTCTTCGAGCAGCTCGACAACTGGAATTTCGGCTTTGTCGCCCCGGCCATGTCCCAGTCCTGGGGCCTCACGATGACCGACATCGCCACCATTGTTTTCTGGTATTTCATTGGCATGACCTCGGGCGGCTTTCTCGGCGGCGTCATTTCCGACCTGATCGGCCGGCGCAAGACCTTCTTGTGCTCCATCCTCGTCTTTTCCATCTCATCGATCATCACCGGCTTCACGGACAGCTTCGCGATCTTCACGATCTTCCGCGCCCTGACCGGGTTCGGCGTCTTCTGCATGATGGTCACCTCCCAGGCCTACATCGCGGAGATGGCTCCCTGCGAGAGTCGCGGCAAATGGCAGGGGAAGGTGGCGGCCGTGGGGTTTTGCGCGGTGCCGGTGGTCGCCTTTTTGTGCCGCATCATCATCCCCACGGGTCCCGAGGCCTGGCGCTTGGTCTTTTACGCCGGCGGCGTGGGGCTCGTCGCCTTCCTGTTCGGCCTGCGCTACCTCAAGGAATCGCCGCGCTGGCTGGTGTCCCGGGGCAGGATCGCCGAGGCGGAACAGGTCGTGGCCTTCATCACGCACAAGGATATCGACCTGTCCGAGGCGGCCAAGCGGGTGGAGCCCAAAGTGGACGTCATGAACGTGCTGACGGGCATGTTTGCCAGGCGCTATTTGTCTCGCACGATACTGCTCATCCTGCTTTTCATCACCATCACGCCGGCCGGCTTCCTGCTGACGACCTGGACCACGCAACTCATCAAGATGAAGGGTTTTTCCGTCACGGACAGCCTCACCGCCGCCACCATCATCAGCATCGGCGTGCCGCTCGGCTGCTTTCTGGCCTCCATCGTCTCGGACATGGGCGGCCGCAAGATTCCGCTGACGATCCTGTCCGCGCTCACCGGCTGCTGCGCCTTCGCCTTCGCCTTCATGGACGGTCTGGTCGGCCTCATCGCCGCCGGATTTTGCGTGACCGTGTTCAACCTCGCCCTGAACTTCATCCTCTTTTCCTATACGGCCGAGTCCTACCCGACCCGGATGCGCAACACGGCCACCGGATTCCACAACGGCCTGGCACGGCTGTCCGTGTCCGCCTCCCAGCCGCTCATTCCGATACTCCATCAGGCCTACGGCTTTGCCGGCGTGTTCGGCGCGGTGGGCACGCTGTACCTGCTCCCGGTCATTCCGGTGCTGCTTTGGGGCAAGCGCACAGGCGGCAAGAGCCTTGAGGAAATCGAGTAA
- a CDS encoding outer membrane homotrimeric porin → MKRWLLCVFLGIAVLGISLSAWAETNVKMRGDVFIMGNFHVNHNYTGWTKTGTKTEDNFEIWQRYRLRADFEASKSVYFRLGLRIIDTWGAGTYTAANPAAAILVDVAYLQFRVPDTKIQVLAGYQYVGLPQNDIFNGSVIYSDLMAALTVQAPLVPDTLSVIAGFGRLFDANRTYDTSTTQVSDEFDAYFLALPVTVEGFKATPWGAFALAGRDAVYTYKNTADFAELGNSFNNALFSAASVANMAEPTGLGRWKNSQNPYFWVGGAFEVSALDPLRFYADVIYGEGAMNDTKAAKRHGWMVDFAAQYTGLPSMTPQVFGFWSTGEDASTRNGSERMPYMRSAWGPGKSFLFECGQDLPRDTTTYTSPVGIYGFGVSLDNINFVEKLSNRVTFVYVHGNNSPRAIRAARLLNASYMTMGHDLSENEHLVGLNLDTKYNLYDCLDLVSQMGWAHGQFQESVWGHRLASQAASKGDNTWLLAVGLIYKF, encoded by the coding sequence ATGAAACGGTGGTTGTTGTGTGTGTTTCTGGGAATCGCGGTCTTGGGGATATCTTTGTCGGCGTGGGCGGAAACCAACGTCAAGATGCGCGGCGACGTGTTCATCATGGGGAATTTTCACGTCAACCATAACTACACGGGCTGGACGAAGACGGGAACCAAGACCGAGGACAACTTCGAGATCTGGCAACGGTACCGGTTGCGGGCCGACTTCGAGGCCAGCAAGTCCGTCTATTTCCGCCTGGGGCTGCGCATCATCGACACCTGGGGCGCGGGCACCTACACCGCCGCCAATCCGGCCGCGGCCATCCTGGTCGATGTGGCCTACCTGCAATTTCGGGTGCCGGACACGAAGATCCAGGTCCTCGCCGGTTACCAGTATGTGGGGCTGCCCCAAAACGACATCTTCAACGGCAGTGTCATCTACAGCGACCTCATGGCCGCTTTGACGGTCCAGGCCCCGCTCGTGCCGGACACCCTGTCGGTGATCGCCGGTTTCGGACGGCTCTTTGACGCCAACCGGACCTACGATACGTCCACGACCCAGGTCAGCGACGAATTCGACGCCTATTTCCTGGCCCTGCCCGTGACCGTGGAGGGTTTCAAGGCCACGCCCTGGGGCGCGTTTGCCCTGGCCGGTCGCGACGCCGTCTACACCTACAAGAACACCGCCGACTTCGCCGAACTCGGCAACAGCTTCAACAACGCGCTGTTTTCGGCCGCCAGCGTGGCCAACATGGCCGAACCGACCGGCCTGGGCCGTTGGAAGAATTCCCAGAATCCCTATTTCTGGGTCGGCGGCGCATTCGAGGTTTCGGCGCTTGATCCCCTGCGGTTTTACGCGGACGTGATTTACGGCGAAGGCGCGATGAACGACACCAAAGCGGCCAAGCGCCACGGCTGGATGGTCGATTTCGCCGCCCAGTACACGGGCCTGCCCTCCATGACGCCCCAGGTGTTCGGCTTCTGGTCCACGGGCGAGGACGCCTCCACCCGCAACGGCTCCGAGCGCATGCCGTATATGCGGTCGGCCTGGGGCCCGGGCAAGAGCTTCCTGTTTGAATGCGGCCAGGACCTGCCCCGCGACACCACCACCTACACGAGCCCGGTCGGCATCTACGGCTTCGGCGTTTCCCTCGACAACATCAACTTTGTGGAAAAGCTGAGCAACCGCGTGACGTTCGTCTACGTCCACGGCAACAACAGCCCCCGGGCCATCCGCGCGGCGCGGCTCTTAAATGCCTCCTACATGACCATGGGCCACGACTTGTCGGAAAACGAGCATCTCGTCGGGCTCAATCTGGACACCAAATACAACCTGTATGACTGCCTCGACCTCGTCAGCCAGATGGGCTGGGCGCACGGGCAGTTCCAGGAAAGCGTCTGGGGACACCGACTGGCCAGCCAGGCCGCAAGCAAAGGCGACAACACCTGGTTGCTGGCTGTGGGGCTGATCTACAAGTTCTGA
- a CDS encoding DUF3387 domain-containing protein: MFFISLKGSITVDWAHRESARDRMRVLVKRILRKYGYPPDLQGSVIQTVLQ; the protein is encoded by the coding sequence GTGTTTTTCATCAGTCTGAAGGGCAGCATCACCGTCGATTGGGCGCACCGGGAAAGCGCCCGCGACCGAATGCGTGTGCTGGTGAAACGGATTCTGCGGAAATACGGCTACCCACCCGATCTTCAGGGCTCGGTCATCCAGACGGTGCTCCAGTGA
- a CDS encoding thioredoxin family protein: protein MIQEIAQDDYKEAIAATQAGVLIVFKELCPHCKNMEKVMEKFSALLPGVALLGLDIQKNPDAAAALEAERAPTLFVIKNGAVAQKKTGLMNPKELLALYKAC, encoded by the coding sequence ATGATACAGGAAATCGCTCAGGACGATTACAAGGAAGCAATCGCGGCCACCCAGGCCGGCGTGCTCATCGTGTTCAAGGAGCTGTGCCCACACTGCAAGAACATGGAAAAGGTCATGGAGAAGTTTTCGGCGCTCCTGCCCGGCGTCGCGCTCCTCGGCCTGGACATCCAGAAAAATCCCGACGCGGCGGCCGCCCTCGAGGCCGAACGCGCGCCCACGCTGTTCGTGATCAAAAACGGCGCCGTGGCCCAGAAAAAGACCGGCCTCATGAACCCCAAGGAACTACTGGCCCTTTACAAGGCCTGCTAG
- a CDS encoding FAD-dependent oxidoreductase, translating to MKPVHHYDCIILGGGPAGMTAGIYAARAKLKAVVLESNITGGLVNSTYTVENYPSYPSIHGMELMQRMREHLDSFEVPVEEVCEVERLDLTGVVKVVETDEAIYQARAVILATGRKPVPLETPTPCDQVHHCAICDGAPYAGKRVLVCGGGNSAFDESLYLLSLGVAHITLIEIMPRFFAAAATQESLLGSGKAEGHTETRVVDLEVAGDLLVAAILENVATGKTWREEVDGVFVFLGQRPSNELFKDQVTLTEAGYVPATSDMSTNLPGVFAAGDIVDKPFRQITTAVADGTVAALSVERFLRAR from the coding sequence ATGAAGCCGGTACACCACTACGACTGCATCATCCTCGGCGGCGGCCCCGCCGGCATGACCGCCGGCATCTACGCCGCCCGGGCCAAGCTCAAGGCGGTTGTCCTCGAGTCCAACATCACGGGCGGCCTGGTCAATTCCACCTACACCGTCGAGAACTATCCCTCGTATCCGTCCATCCACGGCATGGAGCTCATGCAACGCATGCGCGAGCATCTCGATTCCTTCGAAGTGCCGGTGGAGGAGGTCTGCGAAGTCGAGCGCCTGGACCTGACCGGAGTCGTCAAGGTCGTGGAGACCGACGAGGCCATCTACCAGGCCCGGGCCGTCATCCTGGCCACCGGCCGCAAGCCCGTGCCCCTGGAAACGCCCACGCCCTGCGATCAGGTGCACCACTGCGCCATCTGCGACGGCGCGCCCTACGCCGGAAAGCGGGTGCTCGTGTGCGGCGGCGGCAACAGCGCCTTCGATGAAAGCCTCTACCTGCTCTCTCTGGGCGTGGCCCATATCACCCTGATCGAGATCATGCCCCGGTTTTTCGCCGCGGCGGCCACCCAGGAATCCCTTCTGGGGTCCGGCAAGGCCGAGGGGCATACCGAAACCCGGGTGGTCGACCTCGAGGTCGCGGGCGACCTGCTGGTGGCGGCCATCCTGGAAAACGTCGCCACCGGCAAGACCTGGCGCGAGGAAGTGGACGGGGTCTTCGTCTTTTTGGGACAGCGCCCGAGCAACGAACTTTTCAAGGATCAGGTGACGCTGACCGAGGCCGGCTATGTGCCGGCCACGTCGGACATGTCCACGAACCTGCCCGGCGTGTTCGCCGCCGGCGACATCGTGGACAAGCCGTTTCGCCAGATCACCACGGCCGTGGCGGACGGCACCGTCGCGGCCCTGTCCGTGGAACGGTTCCTGCGCGCGCGCTAG
- a CDS encoding response regulator transcription factor, with product MKPKILLADDHRLVAEGVRGLLEPDYHLVGIVEDGRALLDAVEKLRPDVVVADVSMPLLNGIDAVRQLKKRHESLVVIFLTMHMDVQYAASAFDAGASGYVLKHSAPSELLTAISCGLKGKTYITPFLAGDLLQYQRDRPPASMDALAQLTTRQREVLQLLAEGLSVKEAAVVLGISSRTVEFHKYAMMEALRLKSSAELIRFAVEHTKGVSSADTAERRGTVKPQS from the coding sequence ATGAAACCGAAAATCCTGCTGGCTGACGACCACCGCCTGGTGGCCGAGGGCGTGCGCGGCCTGCTTGAGCCGGACTACCATCTGGTCGGCATTGTGGAGGACGGCCGCGCCTTGCTCGATGCCGTGGAAAAGCTGCGCCCGGACGTCGTCGTGGCCGACGTCTCCATGCCGCTCCTCAACGGCATCGACGCCGTGCGCCAGCTCAAAAAACGCCACGAGTCCCTGGTCGTCATCTTCCTCACCATGCACATGGACGTGCAATACGCGGCCAGCGCCTTTGACGCCGGCGCGTCGGGCTACGTGCTCAAACATTCCGCGCCGTCGGAACTGCTGACGGCGATCAGCTGCGGGCTTAAGGGCAAGACCTACATCACGCCGTTTCTGGCCGGCGACCTGCTCCAATATCAGCGGGACCGCCCGCCCGCATCCATGGATGCCCTGGCCCAGCTCACGACGCGGCAGCGCGAGGTGCTCCAGCTCCTTGCCGAAGGCCTTTCCGTCAAGGAAGCCGCTGTCGTGCTCGGCATCTCCTCGCGCACCGTGGAATTCCACAAGTACGCCATGATGGAGGCGCTCAGGCTCAAAAGTTCCGCCGAACTGATCCGTTTCGCCGTGGAGCACACCAAGGGCGTCTCCTCCGCGGACACTGCAGAGCGCCGCGGCACCGTCAAGCCGCAATCCTGA
- a CDS encoding 3',5'-cyclic-nucleotide phosphodiesterase encodes MNLRVLGCSGSDLPGHNLTSFLVNDTVLLDAGTVTSALDLAAQARIEHIFVSHPHLDHIKDILFLADNLIEFFAGKNRPPLQIHGLPEVLDAIAAHLLNDTIWPDFTVIPENSPVLTYAPMTPGEPVVIDGLTVATHPVNHAKAASGYVLWEDGGAKNLAYTGDTGPCDAWWRFCDALPFPLRHLITEASFPSDMETLATASKHLTPRLLHAELAKLHANPEVHIYHMKAPFAAQIENELERELAGHSYHLLREHDCITI; translated from the coding sequence ATGAATCTACGCGTGCTCGGCTGCTCCGGCTCGGACCTCCCCGGTCACAACCTGACGTCCTTTCTGGTCAACGACACCGTCCTGCTCGACGCCGGCACCGTCACCTCCGCCCTCGATCTGGCCGCCCAGGCCCGCATCGAACATATATTCGTCAGCCATCCCCACCTGGACCACATCAAGGACATCCTGTTTCTGGCCGACAACCTCATCGAATTTTTCGCCGGCAAAAACCGGCCGCCTCTGCAAATCCACGGCCTGCCCGAGGTGCTCGACGCCATCGCCGCGCATCTTTTAAACGACACCATCTGGCCGGATTTCACCGTCATCCCGGAAAATTCACCGGTTTTGACCTATGCCCCCATGACGCCGGGCGAACCGGTCGTCATCGACGGGCTGACCGTGGCCACCCATCCGGTCAACCACGCCAAGGCGGCCTCGGGCTACGTGTTGTGGGAGGACGGCGGCGCGAAGAATCTGGCCTATACCGGCGACACCGGCCCCTGCGACGCCTGGTGGCGCTTTTGCGACGCGCTGCCCTTCCCCCTGCGCCACCTCATCACCGAGGCCTCCTTCCCCAGCGACATGGAGACCCTGGCCACCGCCTCCAAGCACCTCACCCCGCGTCTGTTGCACGCCGAACTGGCCAAGCTGCACGCCAACCCCGAAGTCCACATTTACCATATGAAAGCCCCCTTCGCCGCCCAGATCGAGAACGAACTGGAACGCGAACTGGCCGGGCATTCCTACCATCTGCTGCGCGAACATGACTGCATCACCATCTGA